From a region of the Chitinophaga caseinilytica genome:
- a CDS encoding sulfite exporter TauE/SafE family protein: MDLQAALLLVLIGFGIGTFGTLIGAGGGFILMPLLLLMYPDMAPDVLTSISLAVVCLNATSGSVAYARKKRIDYRSAAIFAIATLPGAILGAMATSVISRHVFNLILGGLLIVIALFLIARPNRGAYAQGSLKGKCVDRDLTERSGEHHQYRFNIWYGILISFAVGFISSLLGIGGGIIHVPALISVLNFPIHIATATSHFILAIMSLAGTIVHMIQGSFWEGWQTALSIGIGVVIGAQLGAGLSSKVKPKGIMIALAGALLIVGVRLLFT, encoded by the coding sequence ATGGACTTGCAGGCCGCATTGTTGCTAGTATTGATAGGATTTGGAATCGGAACCTTCGGGACCCTGATCGGGGCCGGGGGAGGCTTTATCCTCATGCCTTTATTGCTGTTAATGTACCCGGACATGGCGCCCGACGTACTGACGAGCATTTCGCTGGCGGTGGTTTGCCTGAACGCGACCTCCGGATCGGTGGCGTATGCCCGTAAAAAACGGATCGATTACCGTTCTGCGGCCATTTTCGCGATAGCAACGTTGCCGGGTGCCATTCTCGGGGCCATGGCCACGAGTGTTATTTCGCGGCATGTATTTAACCTGATCCTGGGGGGATTGCTGATCGTGATCGCGCTCTTCCTAATCGCCAGGCCCAACCGGGGAGCGTATGCGCAGGGTTCGCTTAAAGGAAAATGTGTTGACCGCGACCTCACGGAGCGAAGCGGCGAGCATCATCAATACCGGTTTAATATCTGGTACGGCATTCTGATCAGTTTCGCCGTGGGTTTCATCAGCAGTCTGCTGGGCATCGGCGGCGGGATCATCCACGTTCCTGCGCTGATCAGCGTGCTGAATTTCCCTATCCACATCGCTACGGCTACGAGTCACTTCATCCTTGCTATCATGTCTTTGGCCGGTACGATCGTGCACATGATCCAGGGCAGTTTCTGGGAAGGTTGGCAAACGGCCCTTTCCATAGGGATCGGTGTGGTGATCGGCGCGCAACTGGGTGCGGGGCTTTCCAGCAAAGTGAAGCCCAAAGGCATCATGATCGCCCTGGCAGGCGCGCTGCTCATTGTAGGCGTCCGGCTGCTCTTCACCTGA